A genomic window from Synechococcus sp. CBW1107 includes:
- a CDS encoding DUF2092 domain-containing protein: MIAVTAGVVTAPAAGAAEAEALALLKGMTTYMSAQQAMSFRYDSDLEVVTTEQQRLTLASSGTVSLARPGRIRATRSTGFADVETIFDGSTFTLLGKKANVYMQVPFRGTIVSLVDELKDKYRRPLPAADLLLPNAYAELTEGVTDVKDLGSGVVGGVECDHLAFRKKEVDFQIWIAQGERPYPCRYVITSTAVPGSPEYSIQLRDFQTGPAAAGQSFAFVPPPGARAISKDELKTIKSMGELPSHFVQRGTP; this comes from the coding sequence TTGATCGCCGTCACCGCGGGGGTGGTCACCGCCCCTGCCGCAGGGGCGGCAGAAGCTGAAGCCCTGGCGCTGCTCAAGGGGATGACCACGTACATGTCGGCGCAGCAGGCCATGTCATTCCGTTACGACTCCGATCTGGAGGTTGTGACCACCGAACAGCAACGTCTCACGCTGGCCAGTTCCGGAACGGTGTCGCTGGCACGTCCCGGTCGCATCCGGGCCACCCGATCCACCGGTTTCGCCGACGTCGAAACGATCTTCGATGGCTCCACCTTCACCCTGCTGGGCAAAAAGGCCAACGTCTACATGCAGGTTCCGTTCAGGGGCACGATCGTCTCCCTGGTGGATGAGCTCAAGGACAAGTACCGCAGACCGCTGCCGGCGGCTGACCTGTTGCTGCCGAATGCCTATGCCGAGCTCACCGAGGGCGTCACGGATGTCAAGGATCTCGGCAGCGGCGTCGTGGGTGGTGTCGAGTGTGATCACCTCGCCTTTCGCAAGAAGGAGGTCGATTTCCAGATCTGGATCGCCCAGGGGGAGCGACCCTATCCCTGCCGCTACGTGATCACCTCCACGGCGGTACCTGGCTCGCCTGAGTACAGCATTCAACTCCGTGACTTTCAGACGGGACCCGCGGCCGCCGGCCAGTCCTTCGCCTTTGTGCCACCCCCGGGGGCCAGGGCCATCAGCAAGGATGAGTTGAAGACGATCAAGTCCATGGGCGAACTGCCCAGTCACTTCGTGCAACGAGGAACTCCATGA
- a CDS encoding cyclic nucleotide-binding domain-containing protein has translation MTSAATHNKMQRLRSVGIFAATPSEVLLQLAEAVEEVHLTAGEQLFAKGDLGTSMYVIVTGNVRIHIGDQTVVELGDGEIVGELAALDPEPRSASVSAIDPTTLYRIEQAMLQALMADHPEIVQAVIKELAQRLRDTTAPYGFA, from the coding sequence ATGACCAGCGCGGCCACGCACAACAAGATGCAGAGGCTTCGATCCGTCGGCATCTTCGCGGCCACGCCATCCGAGGTGCTGCTCCAGCTGGCTGAAGCTGTGGAGGAAGTGCATCTCACGGCGGGCGAGCAGCTGTTTGCCAAGGGGGATCTCGGCACCTCCATGTATGTGATCGTCACCGGCAATGTGCGGATTCACATCGGTGACCAGACCGTGGTGGAGCTTGGCGATGGCGAAATCGTGGGAGAGCTGGCCGCGCTCGATCCCGAACCTCGCTCGGCTTCCGTCAGCGCGATCGACCCCACCACCCTGTATCGCATCGAGCAGGCCATGCTTCAGGCCCTGATGGCGGATCATCCGGAGATCGTTCAGGCCGTGATCAAGGAACTGGCCCAGCGTCTGCGCGACACCACCGCCCCCTATGGCTTCGCCTGA
- a CDS encoding DnaJ C-terminal domain-containing protein — protein sequence MSANGYRDYFKVLGIERSADADAVKRSFRKLARQYHPDVNPGDSTAEAKFKEISEAYEVLSDPDKRRRYEQFGQYWSQAGGGAGGAPGFDVDFGRYGNFDDFINDLLGRFGGAQGGSGFGAGPGGFGFSGGFPGGFPSGFGGPATGRSGTLNLDAEATISLTFAEAFRGCERTLAVNEERVQVRIPAGVRSGSRLRLKGKGNLQPGTGRRGDLYLNLQLQDHPIWRLDGDQLRADLPLSLDELALGGEVRVATPDGEATVQVPPGVALGRSLRLKGKGWPVKDGRGDLLLSLTLKLPEHFSDTERQLLEKLREARSVDPRREWMRAAQL from the coding sequence ATGAGTGCCAACGGCTATCGCGACTATTTCAAGGTGCTGGGCATCGAGCGCAGCGCGGATGCCGATGCCGTCAAGCGTTCGTTTCGCAAGCTGGCCCGCCAGTACCACCCGGATGTGAATCCCGGTGATTCCACGGCCGAGGCCAAGTTCAAGGAGATCAGCGAGGCCTACGAGGTGCTCTCCGATCCCGACAAGCGTCGGCGCTACGAACAGTTCGGCCAGTACTGGAGCCAGGCCGGCGGGGGGGCTGGCGGGGCCCCGGGCTTCGATGTGGATTTCGGCCGCTACGGCAACTTCGATGACTTCATCAACGACCTGCTGGGCCGCTTCGGTGGAGCCCAGGGTGGTTCCGGTTTCGGAGCAGGACCCGGTGGTTTCGGGTTCTCAGGCGGTTTTCCTGGCGGCTTCCCCAGCGGGTTCGGCGGACCGGCGACGGGTCGCAGCGGCACCCTCAACCTGGACGCGGAAGCGACCATCAGCCTCACTTTCGCCGAAGCGTTCCGCGGCTGCGAGCGCACCCTGGCCGTCAATGAGGAACGGGTGCAGGTGCGCATCCCGGCCGGTGTCCGCAGCGGCAGCCGCCTCCGGCTCAAGGGCAAGGGCAACCTGCAGCCCGGCACCGGCCGTCGCGGCGACCTCTATCTCAATCTTCAGCTTCAGGACCACCCGATCTGGCGCCTGGATGGAGATCAGTTGCGAGCCGATCTGCCCCTCAGCCTCGATGAGCTGGCCCTGGGCGGTGAGGTGAGGGTGGCCACCCCTGACGGGGAGGCCACTGTGCAGGTGCCCCCCGGCGTGGCTTTGGGCCGCAGCCTGCGCCTGAAGGGCAAAGGCTGGCCCGTCAAGGACGGCCGTGGTGATCTGTTGCTCAGCCTCACCCTCAAGCTGCCGGAGCACTTCAGCGACACCGAGAGGCAACTGCTGGAGAAGCTGCGCGAGGCCCGCAGTGTTGACCCGCGCCGGGAGTGGATGCGGGCGGCCCAACTCTGA
- the hemB gene encoding porphobilinogen synthase, with amino-acid sequence MELTYRPRRLRRTPALRAMVREFQLSPADFILPLFVHEGASNEPIGAMPGAFRWSLEGLVEEVGRAWDLGIRCVVLFPKVADGLKTEDGAECFNEGGLIPRAIRRLKQDHPGMAIMTDVALDPYSCDGHDGIVSAEGEVLNDETVAILCRQAVAQARAGADLIGPSDMMDGRVGAIREALDEEGFEHVGIISYTAKYASAYYGPFREALDSAPRTDSSKPIPKDKSTYQMDPANGRESLTEALLDEQEGADILMVKPGLAYLDIIHRLRGETELPIAAYNVSGEYSMVKAAAERGWIDERAVVLETLLCFKRAGADLILTYHACEAARWLREG; translated from the coding sequence ATGGAGCTGACCTACCGTCCGCGGCGCCTCCGCCGCACACCGGCGCTGCGCGCCATGGTGCGTGAGTTTCAGCTGAGCCCGGCGGATTTCATCCTGCCGTTGTTCGTTCATGAAGGCGCCAGCAACGAGCCGATCGGCGCCATGCCCGGCGCCTTCCGCTGGAGCCTCGAAGGTCTGGTGGAGGAGGTGGGCCGCGCCTGGGATCTCGGCATCCGCTGCGTGGTGCTCTTCCCGAAGGTCGCCGACGGTCTCAAGACCGAGGACGGAGCTGAATGCTTCAACGAGGGTGGCCTGATCCCCCGGGCGATCCGGCGGCTCAAGCAGGATCACCCTGGGATGGCGATCATGACCGACGTGGCCCTCGACCCCTACTCCTGTGATGGCCACGACGGCATCGTCAGTGCCGAGGGCGAGGTGCTCAATGACGAGACCGTGGCGATCCTCTGCCGCCAGGCCGTGGCTCAGGCCAGGGCCGGCGCTGACCTGATCGGCCCCAGCGACATGATGGATGGCCGCGTGGGTGCGATCCGCGAGGCCCTCGATGAGGAGGGATTCGAGCACGTGGGAATCATCAGCTACACCGCCAAGTACGCCTCCGCGTACTACGGTCCCTTCCGCGAAGCCCTGGATTCCGCCCCGCGCACCGACTCCAGCAAACCCATTCCCAAAGACAAGAGCACCTACCAGATGGATCCGGCCAATGGCCGCGAGTCTCTCACCGAAGCCCTGCTCGATGAGCAGGAAGGTGCCGACATCCTGATGGTGAAGCCTGGCCTGGCCTACCTCGACATCATCCACCGCCTGCGCGGCGAAACCGAACTTCCGATCGCCGCCTACAACGTCAGCGGTGAATACTCCATGGTCAAGGCGGCCGCGGAGCGGGGCTGGATCGATGAGCGGGCGGTGGTGCTGGAAACCCTGCTCTGCTTCAAGCGGGCCGGGGCCGATCTGATCCTCACGTATCACGCCTGCGAGGCAGCTCGCTGGCTGCGGGAAGGCTGA
- a CDS encoding VOC family protein: protein MAVQRLGHVAVRVEDMARAKAFYEALGLRVTWDADDWAYLQSPESGDGIALLSPSYRQAGPHFAFHFEDRAGVDRVHAQLEASGHRVGPVHDHRDGTASFYLQDSEGNWLEMLYEPPTGIASNTGQAVIPLKARSQAGRGQEPV, encoded by the coding sequence ATGGCCGTGCAGCGACTGGGCCATGTGGCCGTGCGGGTGGAGGACATGGCCCGGGCCAAGGCCTTCTACGAGGCGCTCGGTCTGCGCGTCACCTGGGACGCCGATGACTGGGCCTACCTCCAGTCGCCCGAATCCGGCGATGGCATCGCCCTGCTCTCCCCCAGTTACCGCCAGGCCGGTCCCCATTTCGCGTTCCACTTCGAGGACCGTGCCGGGGTGGATCGGGTCCACGCCCAGCTTGAGGCCTCCGGCCACCGGGTCGGTCCCGTCCATGACCATCGTGACGGCACCGCTTCCTTCTACCTGCAGGATTCCGAGGGCAACTGGCTGGAGATGCTCTACGAGCCTCCCACCGGCATCGCCTCCAACACCGGTCAGGCAGTGATTCCGCTCAAGGCGCGATCCCAGGCCGGGCGAGGGCAGGAGCCGGTTTGA
- a CDS encoding endonuclease MutS2, translated as MTAIAVEALELLEWERLGEHLASFASTSAGAAHCRALPLAADRSESLRLLSETSELLGLDGLIEGGLSFQGAADLTATLRHCAKGGTAGGEDLLAVAFTQAVARRLRRQIEDPGLRPVCSQLMGDLRTLPELEQRLLFCLEEGGRVADRASPELAGVRQQLAGLRQQRRDRLQELMRRQGGLLQDSVIAERNGRPVLAVKVTAASQLPGLVHDTSASGSTVFIEPKAVITLGNQIRELEGRERQEEWRVLAGLSAQVAEEAPALEELHRVLVALDVALARARYGQWLGGVCPELSADPQAPVLLSDLRHPLLLWQEPRGGEAKVVPVTVSVGTELRVVAITGPNTGGKTVTLKSVGLAALMARAGLFLPCSGTPQLPWCSLVLADIGDEQSLQQNLSTFSGHVRRIARILEALDAPTAPGATLVLLDEVGAGTDPTEGTALAIALLRHLAERARLTIATTHFGELKALKYADSRFENASVAFDSDTLSPTYHLQWGIPGRSNALAIASRLGLDQSVIAEANGLLAPRGEGELNQVIRGLEDQRRRQQEAAEEAAALLARTELLHEELLQRWQQQQEQSAELQEQRRQALERSIRDGQQEVRRIIRRLRQGGGDGERARQAGVRLKQLQVEHTPQPRRRAASGWRPAVGERIRLLSLGKAAQVLAISADGRELSVRCGVLRLQVDLSGIESLEGERPSPPEPAQPVIEVRASGRHLGGSGPQVRSERNTVDVRGMRVHEAEAAVEEQLRNANGPLWVIHGIGTGKLKRGLRQWLASVPWVERVSDAERGDGGQGCSVIWPK; from the coding sequence ATGACGGCGATCGCCGTCGAAGCCCTGGAGCTGCTCGAGTGGGAACGGCTCGGTGAGCACCTGGCCAGCTTCGCGAGCACCAGCGCCGGTGCTGCCCATTGCCGGGCCCTGCCCCTGGCCGCCGATCGCTCCGAGAGCCTGCGCCTGCTCTCTGAAACCAGCGAGCTGCTGGGCCTCGATGGCCTGATCGAAGGGGGGCTCAGCTTCCAGGGGGCGGCCGATCTCACGGCCACCCTGCGCCACTGCGCCAAGGGGGGCACCGCAGGCGGCGAGGATCTGCTGGCGGTGGCCTTCACCCAGGCGGTGGCCCGCCGCCTGCGCCGGCAGATCGAGGATCCCGGGCTGCGCCCCGTCTGCAGCCAGCTGATGGGCGATCTGCGCACCCTGCCGGAGCTGGAGCAGCGCCTGCTCTTCTGCCTGGAGGAGGGTGGCCGGGTGGCGGACCGGGCCAGCCCGGAGCTGGCTGGCGTGCGCCAGCAGCTGGCCGGCTTGCGCCAGCAGCGCCGCGATCGTCTTCAGGAGCTGATGCGTCGCCAGGGGGGACTACTCCAGGACAGCGTCATCGCCGAGCGCAACGGCCGCCCGGTGCTGGCGGTGAAGGTGACAGCCGCGTCCCAGCTGCCGGGTCTGGTGCACGACACCTCCGCCTCGGGCAGCACCGTGTTCATCGAGCCGAAGGCGGTGATCACGCTCGGCAACCAGATCCGGGAACTGGAAGGGAGGGAGCGCCAGGAGGAATGGCGGGTGCTTGCCGGCCTCAGTGCCCAGGTGGCCGAGGAGGCGCCAGCCCTTGAAGAGCTGCATCGGGTGCTGGTGGCCCTCGATGTCGCCCTGGCCAGGGCCCGCTATGGCCAATGGCTGGGAGGCGTGTGCCCGGAACTCTCCGCCGACCCCCAGGCGCCAGTCCTGCTGAGCGATCTGCGCCATCCGCTGCTGCTCTGGCAGGAGCCCCGCGGCGGGGAGGCCAAGGTGGTGCCGGTCACGGTGTCGGTGGGCACGGAGCTGCGGGTGGTGGCGATCACCGGCCCCAACACCGGCGGTAAGACGGTGACCCTCAAAAGCGTGGGTCTGGCTGCCCTGATGGCCCGGGCTGGGCTTTTTCTGCCCTGTTCCGGCACTCCCCAGCTGCCCTGGTGCTCCCTGGTGCTGGCCGACATCGGCGATGAACAGTCGTTGCAGCAGAACCTCTCCACCTTCAGCGGCCACGTGCGCCGCATCGCCCGCATCCTTGAAGCCCTCGACGCCCCCACGGCGCCAGGCGCCACCCTGGTGCTGCTCGATGAAGTGGGGGCCGGCACCGATCCCACCGAAGGCACGGCCCTGGCGATCGCCCTGCTGCGCCATCTGGCGGAGCGGGCCCGGCTCACCATCGCCACCACCCACTTCGGTGAGCTCAAGGCGCTCAAGTACGCCGACAGCCGCTTCGAGAACGCCTCGGTGGCCTTCGACAGCGACACCCTCTCCCCCACGTATCACCTGCAATGGGGGATCCCAGGACGCAGCAATGCCCTGGCGATCGCCAGTCGCCTGGGCCTGGATCAGTCCGTGATCGCCGAGGCCAATGGCCTGCTTGCGCCCCGGGGCGAGGGGGAACTGAATCAGGTGATCCGCGGCCTCGAAGACCAGCGCCGCCGCCAGCAGGAGGCGGCCGAGGAGGCGGCGGCTCTGCTGGCGCGCACTGAATTGCTGCATGAGGAACTGCTGCAGCGCTGGCAGCAGCAGCAGGAGCAGTCGGCGGAACTGCAGGAGCAGCGGCGCCAGGCCCTGGAGCGCTCCATCCGCGACGGGCAGCAGGAGGTGCGGCGCATCATCAGGCGGCTGCGCCAGGGCGGCGGCGACGGCGAACGGGCCCGCCAGGCCGGAGTGCGGCTGAAGCAGCTCCAGGTGGAGCACACGCCCCAGCCCCGGCGCCGGGCCGCCAGCGGCTGGCGGCCGGCGGTGGGGGAGCGCATCCGCCTGCTCTCCCTGGGCAAGGCGGCCCAGGTGCTGGCGATCAGCGCGGATGGCCGCGAACTGAGCGTGCGCTGCGGTGTGCTGCGGCTGCAGGTGGATCTCTCCGGCATCGAGAGCCTGGAGGGGGAGAGGCCCTCCCCGCCCGAGCCGGCTCAGCCTGTGATCGAGGTGCGGGCCAGCGGGCGCCACCTGGGCGGCTCAGGCCCTCAGGTGCGCAGTGAACGCAACACCGTCGATGTGCGCGGCATGCGGGTGCATGAAGCGGAAGCCGCGGTGGAGGAGCAGCTGCGCAACGCCAATGGCCCCCTCTGGGTGATCCATGGCATCGGCACCGGCAAGCTCAAGCGCGGACTGCGTCAGTGGCTGGCGAGCGTGCCCTGGGTGGAGCGGGTCAGTGATGCTGAACGAGGGGATGGCGGTCAGGGCTGCAGCGTGATCTGGCCGAAATGA
- a CDS encoding ABC transporter ATP-binding protein: MAEVRFQKVSKTFPPRRGSAPVEVLRQLDLTVHNGEFLVLVGPSGCGKSTLLRILAGLETPSGGEILVGERAVNGLRPAQRDVAMVFQSYALYPHLSVADNIGFGLRRSRPRTTIQHLQDGLHRFTRRLPAGLRVASERERRIEERIKAVAEQLELTPLLERLPKELSGGQKQRVALGRAIARQPKVFLMDEPLSNLDAKLRTGTRAQIVALQRELGITTLYVTHDQVEAMTMGHRIAVLNQGRLQQLGTPMELYEHPANLFVAQFIGSPPMNLLPVEQAGADQVQLAGRRFLVEGEMALALEARTGGGSLTAGLRAEHFKLAPATNRNLAAEITHLEALGNEVLISCRLIEGSHLIQVRTDPGQRLAAGQTIHLDIDPQGWRFFEASGESLPRPEPTVTKPGSRGHQDEMQVVLPDLT, encoded by the coding sequence TTGGCTGAGGTGCGCTTCCAGAAGGTCAGCAAGACCTTCCCTCCCCGGCGGGGCAGTGCGCCGGTTGAGGTGCTGCGGCAGCTGGATCTGACCGTGCACAACGGCGAATTCCTGGTGCTGGTGGGGCCGTCGGGCTGTGGCAAGAGCACCCTGCTGCGCATCCTGGCGGGCCTTGAAACCCCCAGCGGCGGTGAGATCCTGGTGGGGGAGCGCGCCGTGAACGGCCTGCGGCCGGCCCAGCGGGATGTGGCGATGGTGTTTCAGAGCTACGCCCTTTACCCACACCTGAGTGTGGCCGACAACATCGGCTTCGGGCTGCGGCGCAGCCGGCCCAGAACCACCATTCAGCATCTGCAGGACGGACTCCACCGCTTCACGAGGCGCCTGCCCGCCGGGCTGAGGGTCGCTTCGGAGCGGGAGCGACGGATCGAGGAGCGGATCAAGGCGGTGGCCGAGCAACTGGAGCTCACCCCACTGCTCGAGCGCCTGCCCAAGGAACTCTCCGGCGGCCAGAAGCAACGGGTGGCCCTGGGACGGGCCATCGCCCGCCAGCCGAAGGTGTTCCTGATGGATGAGCCCCTCAGCAACCTCGACGCCAAGCTGCGCACCGGCACCCGGGCGCAGATCGTTGCCCTGCAGCGAGAGCTGGGCATCACCACCCTGTATGTCACCCATGACCAGGTGGAGGCGATGACGATGGGCCACCGCATCGCCGTGCTCAACCAGGGACGACTGCAGCAGCTGGGGACCCCGATGGAGCTCTACGAGCATCCCGCCAACCTGTTCGTGGCTCAGTTCATCGGCAGCCCGCCCATGAACCTGTTGCCGGTGGAGCAGGCTGGAGCCGATCAGGTTCAGCTCGCCGGTCGTCGCTTTCTGGTGGAAGGGGAGATGGCCCTGGCCCTCGAAGCCCGTACCGGTGGCGGCAGCCTCACAGCCGGTCTGCGGGCGGAGCACTTCAAGCTGGCGCCGGCCACCAACCGCAACCTGGCAGCGGAGATCACCCATCTCGAGGCCCTCGGCAATGAAGTGCTGATCAGCTGTCGCCTGATCGAGGGCAGCCATCTGATTCAGGTGCGCACCGACCCGGGCCAGCGCCTGGCGGCAGGTCAGACGATCCACCTGGACATCGATCCCCAGGGATGGCGCTTCTTTGAGGCCAGCGGGGAGTCCCTGCCAAGGCCCGAGCCGACCGTCACCAAGCCCGGCTCCAGAGGACATCAGGACGAGATGCAGGTTGTGCTGCCGGACCTGACCTGA
- the cgtA gene encoding Obg family GTPase CgtA codes for MQFIDQARIAVQGGRGGDGIVAFRREKYVPAGGPSGGDGGHGGTVWLEADPNLQTLLDFKYKRLFEAPEGRRGGPNRRSGASGDDLVIRVPCGTEVRLQDSEELLGDLTEPGDRLRVAAGGRGGLGNAHYLSNRNRAPEKFTEGKDGEERQLQLELKLLAEVGIIGLPNAGKSTLISVLSAAKPKIADYPFTTLVPNLGVVRRPSGDGTVFADIPGLIAGAAQGAGLGHDFLRHIERTRLLVHLVDASSPDVTSDLAVVEQELKAYGHGLDQRPRILALNKMELLSPDQLEAARAALAALWEGEVLLISAATNSGLDGLLAEVWKELGIQ; via the coding sequence TTGCAGTTCATTGATCAAGCCCGCATTGCGGTCCAGGGCGGCCGCGGCGGAGATGGCATCGTCGCCTTCAGGCGTGAAAAGTACGTCCCCGCCGGAGGTCCGTCCGGCGGGGACGGCGGTCATGGCGGCACCGTCTGGCTCGAGGCCGATCCGAACCTGCAGACCCTGCTCGACTTCAAGTACAAGCGGCTGTTCGAGGCCCCGGAAGGACGCCGCGGCGGTCCCAACAGGCGCAGTGGTGCCAGTGGCGACGACCTGGTGATCCGGGTGCCCTGCGGCACCGAAGTGCGCCTGCAGGACAGCGAGGAGCTTCTCGGTGACCTCACCGAACCGGGTGACCGGCTGCGGGTGGCGGCCGGTGGACGCGGCGGCCTCGGCAACGCCCACTACCTGAGCAACCGCAACCGGGCTCCGGAGAAGTTCACCGAGGGCAAGGACGGTGAGGAGCGCCAGCTGCAGCTGGAGCTCAAGCTGCTGGCGGAGGTGGGCATCATCGGCCTGCCCAATGCGGGCAAGAGCACCCTGATCAGCGTGCTCTCCGCCGCGAAGCCCAAGATTGCCGATTACCCCTTCACCACCCTGGTGCCCAACCTGGGGGTGGTGCGTCGTCCCAGCGGCGATGGCACGGTCTTCGCCGACATCCCGGGCCTGATCGCCGGAGCGGCCCAGGGGGCCGGCCTCGGCCACGATTTCCTGCGCCACATCGAGCGCACCCGCCTGCTGGTGCACCTGGTGGATGCCTCCAGCCCCGATGTCACCAGCGACCTGGCGGTTGTGGAGCAGGAGCTCAAGGCCTACGGTCATGGCCTCGATCAGCGGCCCAGGATCCTGGCTCTCAACAAGATGGAACTCCTATCGCCCGATCAGCTGGAGGCCGCCCGCGCCGCCCTGGCCGCTCTGTGGGAAGGCGAGGTGCTGCTGATCTCAGCGGCCACCAACTCAGGCCTCGACGGACTGCTCGCTGAGGTCTGGAAGGAGCTTGGAATCCAGTGA
- a CDS encoding Calvin cycle protein CP12: MTSIDEHIRKDQIEIETAKAVGNEAKVRHLEDELKSLEEYKSHHPEDDHDPNSLEVYCDLNPEAPECRVYDD, translated from the coding sequence ATGACTTCCATCGACGAGCACATCCGCAAGGATCAGATCGAGATCGAAACGGCCAAGGCCGTCGGCAACGAGGCGAAGGTGCGCCACCTCGAAGACGAACTCAAGTCCCTCGAGGAATACAAATCGCATCACCCCGAAGACGATCACGATCCCAATTCCCTCGAGGTCTATTGCGATCTCAACCCGGAAGCTCCCGAGTGCCGGGTCTACGACGACTGA
- a CDS encoding ABC-F family ATP-binding cassette domain-containing protein, protein MTLISLVGVSKDFGLRTLFADLNLHLQERDRLGLIGPNGAGKSTLMRLLAGLEPPGEGERRCSGRLKVVMVAQEPDLDPERTVLEQVFEDSGEKMALLRRFTEVSQDLADDPADQALLGELSDLQERMDQANAWSLEQQCREVLERLGISDVHRRVGDLSGGFRKRLALAAALVAEPDVLLLDEPTNHLDALCIEWLQGQLERFPGALVLITHDRYVLDRVARRIVEVDRGVARSYPGNYATYLQTKADEEAIEAASAAKFKGALRRELEWLRRGPQARSTKQKARIQRIEAMQEAPKRQSRGQLSLATAHRRLGKKAISAEHLSVWAEPSTGPAEGAPGSGPPLLRDFSYDFSPEDRVGIIGANGSGKSTLLDLIAGRRQPHQGRLELGSTVKLAYFDQQAEGLSSGRGLERKLIDYVQEEASRIEVGGVAVSASQLLERFLFPAAQQHSPIGRLSGGERRRLYLCRLLISAPNVLLLDEPTNDLDVHTLTVLEDFLEDFRGCVVVVSHDRYFLDRTVDRLFCFENGELRRHEGNYSAYLERAATAPSAGTAAAAPTPPAASTAAVQEPVAPAARRRSFKQNRELEELERSLPEWDAQRAQLEQELAGGAGGDYSRLESLTHDLAALLERIEHGEERWLELSELSA, encoded by the coding sequence GTGACCCTGATCAGCCTGGTGGGGGTCAGCAAGGACTTCGGCCTTCGCACCCTCTTTGCAGACCTCAACCTGCACCTGCAGGAGCGCGACCGCCTGGGGCTGATCGGCCCCAATGGCGCCGGCAAATCCACCCTGATGCGGCTGCTGGCGGGCCTCGAGCCGCCCGGGGAGGGGGAGCGGCGCTGCTCCGGGCGGCTGAAGGTGGTGATGGTGGCCCAGGAGCCGGATCTCGATCCCGAACGCACCGTGCTGGAACAGGTGTTCGAGGACAGCGGCGAGAAGATGGCGTTGCTGCGCCGCTTCACGGAAGTCAGCCAGGACCTGGCGGACGACCCCGCGGATCAGGCCCTGCTGGGGGAGCTCAGCGATCTGCAGGAACGCATGGATCAGGCCAACGCCTGGAGCCTGGAGCAGCAGTGCCGTGAGGTGCTCGAGCGGCTGGGCATCAGCGACGTGCACCGGCGGGTGGGCGACCTTTCCGGCGGATTCCGCAAACGGCTGGCACTGGCTGCGGCCCTGGTGGCCGAGCCCGATGTGCTGCTGCTCGATGAGCCCACCAACCACCTTGACGCCCTCTGCATCGAATGGCTGCAGGGGCAGCTGGAGCGCTTCCCCGGCGCCCTGGTGCTGATCACCCACGACCGCTACGTGCTCGATCGGGTGGCGCGCCGCATCGTCGAAGTGGATCGGGGAGTGGCCCGCAGCTATCCCGGTAACTACGCCACTTACCTGCAGACCAAGGCCGACGAGGAGGCGATCGAAGCCGCCAGCGCCGCGAAGTTCAAGGGCGCCCTGCGGCGGGAACTGGAGTGGCTGCGCCGCGGTCCCCAGGCCCGCAGCACCAAGCAGAAAGCCCGGATCCAGCGAATCGAGGCGATGCAGGAGGCTCCGAAACGTCAGAGCAGGGGACAGCTCAGCCTGGCCACCGCCCATCGCCGCCTCGGCAAGAAAGCCATCAGCGCGGAGCATCTCAGCGTGTGGGCCGAACCGAGCACGGGTCCTGCCGAGGGGGCGCCTGGGTCGGGACCACCCCTGCTGCGTGATTTCAGCTACGACTTCAGCCCCGAGGACCGGGTGGGGATCATCGGGGCCAACGGTTCGGGGAAATCCACCCTGCTGGATCTGATCGCCGGCCGCCGCCAACCGCATCAGGGGCGCCTGGAGCTGGGCAGCACGGTGAAGCTGGCCTACTTCGATCAGCAGGCCGAGGGACTCTCCAGCGGCCGGGGGCTGGAGCGCAAACTCATCGACTACGTGCAGGAGGAGGCCAGCCGCATCGAGGTGGGCGGGGTGGCGGTCAGCGCCTCCCAGCTGCTGGAACGGTTCCTGTTCCCTGCCGCCCAGCAGCACAGCCCGATCGGCCGCCTCTCAGGCGGTGAGCGGCGGCGGCTCTACCTCTGCCGGCTTCTGATCAGTGCTCCCAACGTGCTGCTGCTCGATGAGCCCACCAACGACCTCGACGTGCACACCCTCACGGTGCTCGAAGACTTCCTGGAGGATTTCCGCGGCTGCGTGGTGGTGGTCTCCCACGACCGCTACTTTCTCGACCGCACCGTGGACCGGTTGTTCTGCTTCGAAAACGGAGAGCTCAGGCGGCACGAGGGCAACTACAGCGCCTACCTGGAGAGGGCGGCAACGGCGCCCTCAGCGGGCACGGCTGCCGCGGCACCCACTCCACCAGCGGCTTCGACAGCAGCGGTCCAGGAGCCGGTGGCCCCAGCCGCCCGGCGTCGCAGCTTCAAGCAGAACCGGGAACTGGAGGAGCTGGAGCGGTCGCTGCCGGAATGGGACGCGCAGAGGGCCCAACTGGAGCAGGAACTGGCAGGCGGCGCCGGCGGTGACTATTCCCGCCTGGAGAGCCTCACCCACGACCTGGCCGCCCTGCTGGAGCGGATCGAGCACGGCGAGGAGCGCTGGCTGGAGCTCAGTGAGCTGAGCGCTTGA